Proteins encoded in a region of the Anoxybacillus amylolyticus genome:
- a CDS encoding spore coat protein translates to MAIQNQEKQVPKTPQMNERDFLNDMLTTEKYMTSSYSTFLHEASHQQLYQDALQIFTETQNCQRELYNLMFRKGWYKLEPANEQQLQQTYEQFQGYANQFPYQHNLQ, encoded by the coding sequence ATGGCGATTCAAAATCAAGAAAAGCAAGTACCGAAAACACCGCAAATGAACGAACGCGATTTTTTGAACGATATGTTGACGACAGAAAAATATATGACCTCTTCGTATAGCACGTTTTTGCATGAAGCAAGCCATCAACAACTATATCAAGATGCACTGCAAATTTTTACAGAAACACAAAACTGTCAGCGAGAACTGTACAATCTTATGTTCCGCAAAGGTTGGTATAAGCTTGAGCCAGCCAATGAACAACAGTTGCAACAAACATACGAACAATTTCAAGGGTACGCGAATCAATTTCCGTATCAACATAACTTGCAATAG